In one Choloepus didactylus isolate mChoDid1 chromosome 1, mChoDid1.pri, whole genome shotgun sequence genomic region, the following are encoded:
- the GTF2E1 gene encoding general transcription factor IIE subunit 1, whose translation MADPDVLTEVPAALKRLAKYVIRGFYGIEHALALDILIRNPCVKEEDMLELLKFDRKQLRSVLNNLKGDKFIKCRMRVETAADGKTTRHNYYFINYRTLVNVVKYKLDHMRRRIETDERDSTNRASFKCPVCSSTFTDLEANQLFDPMTGTFRCTFCQTEVEEDESAMPKKDARTLLARFNEQIEPIYALLRETEDVNLAYEILEPEPTEIPALKQSKDRSAAAAGAAGLAGGHHREAWATKGPSYEDLYTQNVVINMDDQEDLHRASLEGKSAKERPIWLRESTVQGAYSSEEMKEGGIDIDAFQEHEEGHAGPDDNEEVMRALLIHEKKTPSAMAGSVGAAAPVTTANGSDSESETSESDDDSPPRPAAVAGHHQEEEEEDDEFEEVADDPIVMVAGRTFSYSEVSQRPELVAQMTPEEKEAYIAMGQRMFEDLFE comes from the exons ATGGCAGACCCAGATGTCCTCACCGAGGTTCCTGCAGCACTGAAGAGATTAGCTAAGTATGTGATCCGGGGGTTTTATGGCATTGAGCATGCATTGGCCTTGGACATCTTGATCCGAAACCCCTGTGTGAAAGAGGAGGATATGCTGGAGCTGCTCAAGTTTGATCGGAAGCAACTTCGGTCGGTTTTGAATAACTTAAAGGGAGACAAGTTCATCAAATGCAGAATGAGGGTAGAGACTGCCGCGGATGGGAAAACCACTCGCCATAACTACTACTTTATCAATTATCGCACTCTTGTTAATGTGGTAAAATATAAATTGGACCACATGAGAAGGAGGATTGAAACTGATGAAAGAGACTCTACCAATCGGGCTTCCTTCAAATGCCCTGTCTGTAGTAGTACTTTTACAGACTTAGAAGCTAATCAGCTCTTTGATCCCATGACAG GAACTTTCCGTTGTACTTTTTGTCAGACAGAGGTAGAAGAGGATGAATCAGCAATGCCCAAAAAAGATGCACGCACACTTTTGGCAAGGTTTAATGAACAAATTGAGCCCATTTATGCACTGCTTCGGGAGACAGAGGATGTGAATTTGGCCTATGAAATACTTGAGCCAGAACCCACAGAAATCCCAGCTCTGAAACAAAG CAAGGACCGTTCAGCAGCTGCTGCTGGAGCTGCTGGCCTGGCAGGTGGGCACCACCGGGAAGCATGGGCCACTAAAGGCCCATCCTATGAGGATTTATACACTCAGAATGTTGTCATTAACATGGATGACCAAGAAGATCTTCATAGAGCCTCACTGGAGGGGAAATCTGCTAAAGAGAGACCCATTTGGTTGAGAGAGAGCACTGTCCAAGGGGCATATAGCTCTGAAGAGATGAAGGAAG GTGGCATAGATATAGATGCATTTCAGGAACATGAAGAAGGCCATGCAGGGCCAGATGATAATGAGGAGGTCATGCGAGCACTGCTCATTCATGAGAAGAAGACTCCTTCTGCCATGGCTGGCTCAGTGGGGGCAGCTGCTCCTGTGACCACTGCCAATGGCAGTGACTCAGAGAGTGAGACCAGTGAATCAGATGATGACTCTCCACCCCGTCCGGCAGCTGTGGCTGGTCATCatcaagaagaggaagaggaggatgatGAGTTTGAGGAGGTGGCAGATGATCCTATTGTCATGGTGGCTGGCCGTACATTCTCCTACAGCGAAGTGAGCCAGCGGCCCGAACTGGTGGCCCAGATGactccagaagagaaggaagcatACATAGCAATGGGACAACGCATGTTTGAGGACCTCTTTGAGTGA